The region AACAATGAGTTTGCAGTCTGTACAGCAGTTTTTTGCCGACAACGCGCCGGATATAGACGTAATTGAACTTAGCCAGAGTACCGCTACCGTTGCGTTGGCTGCTGCCGCCCATCGTGTTGAACCGGGACAAATCGCCAAGACCTTGTCACTCAAGGTGAAAAATGAGGTGATTCTGGTGGTGGCGAAAGGCGATGCGCGCCTGGATAACAAAAAGCTGAAAGACACGTTTGGTGCGAAAGCGCGCATGCTCAGCAGTGATGAAGTGGTGACCATCACCGGTCATCCCGTTGGCGGCGTGTGCCCGTTCGGGCTGGAAAATCCGCTCGCGGTTTACTGCGATATTTCATTAAAGCAGTACGCCGAAGTCCTGCCCGCCGCAGGCGCAATTCATAGTGCCGTGCGTATTTCACCTGACAGAATGGCAGAGCTGACTTCCGCAAAGTGGGTTGACGTTTGCATCTGATTGATGCGCCAGAGCCTGTCTGGCGCGCAGCGGGCTGGCTATAAAAAGGTCGGCTTGCTGAGTGCCGAACTTCGCGGTTCTCTTGCCGGAAGGTGAGTAATAATATCCGCCGCATCGAGCAACCCGACGTCAGAGCTCACCCCCAGCTTCACCATCGCATTAAACTTATGCGCCCGAATGGTCTTAATATTGCGTTCAAGCTGCGCCGCGATTTGAGGAATAGAATAGCCGCAAGACATATAACGCAATATTGCCCGTTCCGTTGGGCTTAACATTCTGTTTTGACTCCGGTACCAGTGATTCATCATATTGTCATTGATGCGCAGCGTTTCACTCAACAACACCATAAGTTCCTGCTGCAGGTGCTCAAGCGACAGCGATTTACTGACCACACCGTGAAGGCGTGACGGTGAAAGATGGCTAACTAACCGTGCTTCCGTCTCATCAGCGACCAGGATAATGCGCTGGATATGACCATGCGTAAACGCGAGCTCCCGCAGGTGCGCCAGACAGTTACGGCGCTCCTCTCGTGCATCGGAAAGTGAATAGATCAGCGAGAAAAAATTGACGTGCTGAAGTGCTTTCTTGAAGCTGTCAAATTCGCTAAACAGATGCAGCTGATAGTGATTCAGGCCGGGCATCGCAAATAAATGCTGTAGCCCAACAGCACTCATCGTGCAATTTTCGACGATGGCGATATGTCGTGTTGAATCGGTTTTTTCCATTCCTCAAACTCTCCATAGGCTGACATCAAATTCAGCTCTCTCATTCCCTGCGTACTGTTGATCCAGGCGTACATATCGGCATTACTACGTAAAGATAGCCGCCGCATCGCACTGTTTTTCTGCGCACTGATGGTTTTATTGCTCTTCTTCAGCAATGTGGCGATTTGGTTAATCCCCCATCCTTTACCTAACAGACGCAGTACCTTGCGTTCGGAGTGCGTGAGTGCGATAACGTGTTCGTCTTCATCCTCCGTACTTTGAGGCTCCGGGGTTAATAACGTCTGGCTTATCCGCTCTGCCCGCTCGCTACCTGCCCGAATCGCGTTAACCACGCCTTCAATGGGCTCCATATCAGACAGCAACGTGCTTTCCGGGCGCATAAGCAACTCAACCGCAATAGGGTAAAGCGGCCGCGAGACTAAAAAGATCCAGTGAATGTCCCGGTATTGGTTCAATAAACCGTAATACTCTTCGAGGGTTCCCCGAGGATTTCTGTATTCACCTGAAATATCGGCAATAATGACATCTGCGCGGCGTAGCTGGAGCAGTGTTAACTCCTGCAATGAGCGACAATAGGTCAATTCAAAATCCGGGAAATGGCGTGCCATCACGCCCCCTAACCCGTTTTGCATCACGGGCATCCGGCTAATGACAACGCCATACTTACCATGCAATGACAACATAGACCCTCCGTGTCCATTCTTCATTTGATGAGTAACGTTAAAACGTACCAATGTATGAGTATTTTCGTCCCTGAGTGTAAAACTGATTAATACAAGCAGAAGATGAGATATGTTCTTAGTATAAGAAATGCCTAAAACAACGGTAATATCTCATAAAGCGCAAATAAATTTAATTGCGGAGCCATTAAAATAACGACAATATAAAATTAGAATAACTAAATACAAATATTCTATATTTTTATATTTATAATTCACCGCATTGATAAATTAATCCAACGCCCCTTTCGTGATACGGGCTGAAACTGTTTGCACAAACCTTGATCTGGCCCACAGCAAGAGGGACTGCACTTTGTGCTAAAAGTACTCACTACGGGCTAACCGGCAACCTATCCATCTTTTTCAGGACAATACATGCAGGCAGATCGGTCAACGCAGCGTGCTATCACGCGGCTATGTATAAAGTGCGGTCTTTTTCTGCTCCAGCACGGCGCGGAAAGCGCGCTGGTTGAGGAGCTCTCCACCCGGCTGGGAGTGGCGCTGGGTATGGATAGCGTTGAAAGCGCAATCTCATCTAACGCCATTGTGCTGACCACGATCAAAGACGGTCAGTGCCTGACCTCCACACGCAAAAACCATGACCGCGGTATTAACATGCACGTCGTGACCGAAGTGCAGCACATCGTCATCCTTGCTGAACACAAGCTTCTCGATCTCCATGAAATTGAAAA is a window of Enterobacter pseudoroggenkampii DNA encoding:
- the bglJ gene encoding DNA-binding transcriptional activator BglJ; this translates as MSAVGLQHLFAMPGLNHYQLHLFSEFDSFKKALQHVNFFSLIYSLSDAREERRNCLAHLRELAFTHGHIQRIILVADETEARLVSHLSPSRLHGVVSKSLSLEHLQQELMVLLSETLRINDNMMNHWYRSQNRMLSPTERAILRYMSCGYSIPQIAAQLERNIKTIRAHKFNAMVKLGVSSDVGLLDAADIITHLPAREPRSSALSKPTFL
- a CDS encoding YbaK/EbsC family protein; the encoded protein is MSLQSVQQFFADNAPDIDVIELSQSTATVALAAAAHRVEPGQIAKTLSLKVKNEVILVVAKGDARLDNKKLKDTFGAKARMLSSDEVVTITGHPVGGVCPFGLENPLAVYCDISLKQYAEVLPAAGAIHSAVRISPDRMAELTSAKWVDVCI
- a CDS encoding helix-turn-helix transcriptional regulator, with amino-acid sequence MLSLHGKYGVVISRMPVMQNGLGGVMARHFPDFELTYCRSLQELTLLQLRRADVIIADISGEYRNPRGTLEEYYGLLNQYRDIHWIFLVSRPLYPIAVELLMRPESTLLSDMEPIEGVVNAIRAGSERAERISQTLLTPEPQSTEDEDEHVIALTHSERKVLRLLGKGWGINQIATLLKKSNKTISAQKNSAMRRLSLRSNADMYAWINSTQGMRELNLMSAYGEFEEWKKPIQHDISPSSKIAR